GTTTTGACAAAAGATATTACCAAAGTTACTCCCTACAATTCTGATGCTACTAAGAAGAGCCAGGTAGAGGATATGTTCGACAATATTGCACCAAAATATGATCTTCTGAATCGTGTTTTATCTCTGAAAATTGATGTTTTATGGAGAAATAAATTGGTGAAAATGATGAAAAATGATAACCCTCAGGAAGTGCTGGATGTGGCTACTGGAACGGGAGATCTTGCCATCACCATTGAAAAAGGAACCAACGCAAAAGTAATTGGTTTAGATTTATCGCAACAAATGTTAAATGTTGGCGTTATTAAAATAAAAAAACTTAATTTAGACGGCAAAATTTCCATGCAAAAGGGCGATGCAGAAAATTTACCTTTCGAGGACAATAGATTTGATGCTGTTTCCGTTGCATTTGGAGTAAGGAATTTTGAAAATCTTAAAAAAGGTTTAGCAGAGTTAAGAAGAGTAGTTAAAGATAACAAGAGTGTTTATATACTGGAGTTTTCAAAGGTTGAGGGGTTGATGGGGCCATTGTATATGTTTTATTTCAAAAACATTCTGCCGGCAATAGGCAGGCTGGTTTCCAAAGATAATAGGGCGTATACATACCTTCCGGATTCTGTAAATGCATTTCCTTTCGGGGAAAAGATGAAGCAAATTCTTTTGGATACAGGATTTAAAAAAGTTGAATATAAAAAACTAAGTTTAGGTATAGCCACAATTTATAAAGCAACAAAGTAACCTATGAATAAATTTTTATTAAGAGCACTGGTTTTAGCCTCAGTAAATATTGCAATGTTTGCCAACGCGCAATTCAGAACCCGAAACAGAATGGACAAATTGGAAGAATTTGATGAGCAGAAGTTCAGTTGGGGTTTTTATCTGAATGGTAATAAACTAGACTACCGTATTGTTCTTAACCCTACATACGGTATGAAGGATAACCAAAATCTTGTGACATCTAAAGAAAGCTACAGCTTCGGGGCGGGTCTTATCGCTAAGTGGAGACTGAACGATTATCTGGATGTAAGATTGGAACCGGGCTTACAATTTGGTCAGAGAGAGCTGCACTTTAATACGCAGTCTAATGACTTTTATCAAAATGGTACTTTGACTACTCCTGCATTCACACCGATTGCGTTAACAGAAAAAGATAAAATCAGACAGATCAAATCCACATTGGTGGATATCCCTGTCATGCTGGAACTGCACGGTCACCGATGGTATAACTCAAGACCTTACGTAGCGGCAGGGGTAAATTATATTGTCAATCTTCAGTCGAATGCGGATTCTACGGATGACAATCTTCAGCAGGTTTTCAGATCTACGACACATAACTTTGCCTGGTCTGCAGAATTGGGGATCCAGCTTTACTTTAATAAGTTTAAGTTGACACCGGCCATCAGAGGTACATTCATTATGAATAATGAGATTGTAGCAGATAATGCTGCGACTCCTCCGTACTGGACTTCAGCGATGTCGACCCTTCAGACAAGAGCGGTTATGTTCGTCCTGAAATTTGAATAAAAAAAGTAGACTTAAAAATACAGAGGAGGTGCGAAAAGCATCTCCTTTTTTATTGTTGTGCAAAATATAAG
The sequence above is a segment of the Chryseobacterium sp. MYb264 genome. Coding sequences within it:
- the porT gene encoding type IX secretion/gliding motility protein PorT/SprT produces the protein MNKFLLRALVLASVNIAMFANAQFRTRNRMDKLEEFDEQKFSWGFYLNGNKLDYRIVLNPTYGMKDNQNLVTSKESYSFGAGLIAKWRLNDYLDVRLEPGLQFGQRELHFNTQSNDFYQNGTLTTPAFTPIALTEKDKIRQIKSTLVDIPVMLELHGHRWYNSRPYVAAGVNYIVNLQSNADSTDDNLQQVFRSTTHNFAWSAELGIQLYFNKFKLTPAIRGTFIMNNEIVADNAATPPYWTSAMSTLQTRAVMFVLKFE
- the ubiE gene encoding bifunctional demethylmenaquinone methyltransferase/2-methoxy-6-polyprenyl-1,4-benzoquinol methylase UbiE — protein: MTKDITKVTPYNSDATKKSQVEDMFDNIAPKYDLLNRVLSLKIDVLWRNKLVKMMKNDNPQEVLDVATGTGDLAITIEKGTNAKVIGLDLSQQMLNVGVIKIKKLNLDGKISMQKGDAENLPFEDNRFDAVSVAFGVRNFENLKKGLAELRRVVKDNKSVYILEFSKVEGLMGPLYMFYFKNILPAIGRLVSKDNRAYTYLPDSVNAFPFGEKMKQILLDTGFKKVEYKKLSLGIATIYKATK